The Lentisphaera araneosa HTCC2155 genome has a segment encoding these proteins:
- a CDS encoding IS91 family transposase — translation MKQRTEHSVGEVFRRFGQAYEATHGLQKEQRKTLQDIAMCRTAYLGGHKEICCKCGNERPVYNSCGNTNCPMCQGIRRRRWLKDRLDELLPVSYFHSIFTLPHDLNPIARFNQREIYNLLFRTAADTLLYLSQKYHDATPAIIATLHTWGQDLCLHPHVHILVTSGGMKKDGTWKAGRNDYLFDVFEASEEFKKRFLRKLKNLNKHKKLVNAQGFPEIYKIIEEKPWVVNIQKPFSGAEVVVEYLSRYVYRSAIANGRITAVENSFISFDIKDYKDLDEKGIPRHKDIRMKPQEFIRRFMQHVLPKGFRRSRFYGLFAGAQRTTSKEYCKILFAELLKEFTGSERFKEDAWQPKVCDCCGYSDFKRGQDIQNERPPPILFHYQGRRLHA, via the coding sequence ATGAAACAAAGGACAGAGCATAGTGTAGGAGAGGTTTTTCGACGATTTGGTCAAGCTTACGAAGCCACACACGGATTGCAAAAAGAGCAACGAAAAACATTACAAGATATAGCTATGTGCCGAACTGCCTACCTTGGAGGACATAAGGAAATATGCTGTAAATGCGGAAATGAACGGCCAGTCTATAATTCATGCGGAAACACCAACTGTCCAATGTGTCAGGGTATACGCCGAAGAAGATGGTTAAAAGACCGATTAGATGAATTATTACCCGTATCTTATTTCCATAGTATTTTCACCCTGCCTCATGATCTGAACCCGATAGCAAGATTTAACCAAAGAGAGATTTATAACTTACTCTTCAGAACTGCCGCAGACACACTGCTTTATCTGAGTCAAAAATATCATGATGCGACTCCCGCAATTATCGCCACACTTCATACTTGGGGTCAAGATTTATGTCTCCACCCTCATGTACATATTCTGGTCACAAGTGGGGGAATGAAAAAAGATGGGACATGGAAAGCTGGAAGAAACGACTACTTATTTGACGTTTTTGAAGCCTCAGAAGAATTCAAAAAAAGGTTTCTCCGAAAACTCAAAAATCTCAACAAACATAAGAAGTTAGTGAATGCGCAAGGCTTCCCTGAAATATATAAAATCATCGAAGAGAAACCCTGGGTCGTGAATATTCAAAAACCCTTTTCAGGTGCTGAAGTTGTTGTCGAATACTTGAGTCGTTATGTTTATCGAAGTGCCATCGCTAATGGTAGAATTACAGCAGTTGAAAATTCATTCATAAGTTTTGATATCAAAGATTATAAAGATTTGGACGAGAAAGGAATTCCTCGACATAAAGATATCAGAATGAAACCTCAGGAATTCATCAGAAGATTTATGCAGCATGTACTACCCAAAGGATTTCGAAGATCAAGGTTTTATGGCCTTTTTGCAGGAGCTCAACGAACCACAAGTAAGGAATACTGTAAGATACTCTTTGCTGAACTACTCAAAGAATTCACCGGTAGCGAACGATTCAAAGAAGATGCTTGGCAACCCAAAGTCTGTGATTGCTGTGGCTACAGTGATTTTAAACGCGGCCAGGATATCCAGAATGAGAGACCTCCTCCAATACTCTTTCACTATCAGGGGAGAAGGTTACATGCATAA
- a CDS encoding type II secretion system protein: MSNFKLRDALIVIAILGIITSVVLSKLSVARDKGMQKSCISNLKQISTSMLAYYSLQDTYVYMPKTLGNINSAADPQNAYNMWDLEYNNFNCYAKHDIPVNKERENENSYSFCEPQNNGITPGIKYSEIESHERPVAGDKTVHTNGRKATIFYADGHVETQHLNALQIKYEPKNK; this comes from the coding sequence ATGTCAAATTTTAAACTTAGAGACGCATTAATCGTAATCGCCATACTTGGCATTATTACAAGTGTAGTTTTATCCAAGCTAAGTGTTGCTAGAGATAAAGGAATGCAAAAAAGTTGCATAAGCAACTTAAAGCAGATTTCTACATCGATGTTAGCATATTATTCACTTCAAGATACGTATGTATATATGCCCAAAACTTTAGGTAATATTAACTCTGCAGCTGATCCACAAAATGCATACAATATGTGGGACTTAGAATACAATAACTTTAATTGTTATGCAAAACACGACATACCAGTTAATAAGGAAAGAGAAAATGAAAATAGTTATTCATTTTGTGAACCACAAAATAACGGAATTACACCTGGTATTAAATATTCTGAAATTGAGTCACATGAAAGACCAGTTGCAGGTGATAAAACAGTTCATACAAATGGAAGAAAAGCAACTATTTTTTATGCAGATGGACATGTAGAAACACAACATTTAAATGCATTACAAATTAAATACGAACCTAAAAATAAATAA